The Girardinichthys multiradiatus isolate DD_20200921_A chromosome Y, DD_fGirMul_XY1, whole genome shotgun sequence genome has a window encoding:
- the LOC124864843 gene encoding L-amino-acid oxidase-like, protein MEIAENGLPKITTPYRVVIVGAGFTAAKLLQEAGHEVTILEASERVGQVLTHRNETEGWYVELGAMRLLSFHQILHAFIQQLNISLNYFNMTDNNTYYLVNGKKHKTSDVTKDPSILDYHLPSNERNKSAHDLLQEALQEVQDLLDPASSSGVKQTSDLWI, encoded by the exons ATGGAGATAGCAGAAAATGGCCTCCCAAAGATAACCACACCTTATCGTGTTGTTATTGTTGGGGCTGGATTCACTGCTGCCAAGCTGCTGCAAGAAGCTGGACATGAG GTAACCATATTGGAGGCAAGTGAGCGAGTAGGACAGGTGTTGACCCATAGGAATGAAACAGAGGGCTGGTATGTTGAATTAGGGGCCATGAGGCTTCTATCTTTTCATCA AATTCTCCACGCGTTCATCCAGCAACTGAACATCTCATTGAATTACTTCAACATGACTGACAACAACACCTATTACCTGGTGAATGGGAAGAAACACAAGACTTCAGATGTGACTAAAGACCCCAGCATCCTGGATTACCACCTACCATCTAATGAGAGGAATAAATCAGCCCATGATCTGCTTCAGGAGGCATTACAGGAG GTTCAAGACCTGCTTGATCCAGCCTCGAGTTCTGGTGTTAAGCAAACTTCTGACCTCTGGATCTAG